In bacterium, the DNA window CCCAACGCCAAAACCGTCTTCTGTGGCCTTCACACGGAGATGTTCGCTCCTGCTTTCCTCGAGCAGCATCCCGAGGTCGATCTGGTCATGAAGGGTGAGTATGAGTACACCCTACGCGAGCTCGTCTCAGCGCTCGCGGCCGGCCAGCCGCTCAGCGGCACGGCGGGTATCCTGTTTCGTTCCAACGGCGAGGTGGTCTTCACGGGTGATAGGCCGCTGATTGAGAACATAGACGAGCTGCCCTGGCCGGCGAGGCATTTTCTGCCGATGGACGAATACTGCGACACGCCGGGCGAGATACCCAGGCCAAGCGTGCAGATGTGGGCCTCGAGAGGCTGCCCCTACGGGTGTGTCTATTGCGCATGGCCGCAGATAATGTATGGCAGCAAAAAATACCGAGCTCGCGATCCCATCAAAGTGGTTGACGAGATGGAATACCTCGTCAAGGAGATAGGATTCAAGTCAGTCTATTTCGATGATGACACGTTCAACATTGGGAAGCAGAGAATCCTCAAAATCTGCTCCGAGATCGGACGGCGGCGCCTCAAGGTGCCGTGGGCTATCATGGCCAGGGCCGACACGATGGACCGGGAGATGCTTGTGGCTCTTGACAAGGCCGGACTGGAGGGGCTCAAGTTCGGCGTCGAGAACGCCACGCAGGAGATCGTTGATCGTGCTGGCAAGGCGCTTGACCTGAAAAAAGTCAAGGAGATGGTGCACCTAACCAAGAGCATGGGGATATGGGTTCACCTGACGTTCATGTTTGGCCTTTACGGTGAGACCAGAGAGACGATGGACAAGACTATTGAGCTTGCGCTTTCTCTCAGCCCGGACTCGCTTCAGTTCTCTATCGCGACCCCGTGGCCGGGCAGCAAGTTTTTCAAGCAGCTTGAGAAGGAAGGCCACCTTCTCTCACGCAATTACGCTGAGTATGATGGATACAACGTTGCTGTCATCAAGACCGATATGCTGGGAAAGGATGACCTCGAGGCGGCGCTTAAGAAGGCCAACAGGCTCTGGGACGAGCATGTCTGCTCCCGAAGGGAGGCATTCAGCAAGTTCGGTAATCGCGTTAAGAGACACATCACTCATCCGAGGCTCTTCTGGAAGAGATTAAATCGTAGGATGAGAAGGTATCGGGAGCAACGAGCCGCCAGCTAAGAAACGCTGCCGAGCGCGCGGCAAAATGATGTTCTGCAAACACATCGAAATAAGCAGCCAGCGAAACAAGCTGCCACCTTTTTTGTACCGATCGTTTTGAGTGAAGGGAGGTTCGCTTGAGGGTTTTTCTTGGGAACTCCCCCTGGTATAAGGACGGCTGTTACGGTGTTCGGGCCGGCTCGAGGTGGCCGCATTTCCAGCCCTCTGACAGTCAATACATGCCGTTCCCGTTCTTCTTGGCTTATGCCGCGGCCCTCCTGGAGCGCCAGGAGGGCGTCGATGTGCTGTTGGTGGATGGCGTAGCCGAGAAGATGACCGACGATGAGTTCCTGGGCCGAGTGCAGGAGTTTCGCCCAGACCTCGTAGTGCTCGAGGTCTCAACCATTTCCATTGAGGTTGACCTCGCCTGCGCCAGAAACGTTCGGGAGCTTTGCCCTGACGCCAAGATAGCCTTCTGCGGCCTTCATACATACATGTTCGAGCGCGAGTTCCTGAAGCAGCATGACTGCGTGGATTTCGTCATGAAGGGCGAATACGAATGCACGCTGAAATACCTCGTGGGCGCTCTCACCTCTGGTCAGCCCCTTTCTGACGTTCCTGGCATACTCTATCGGTCCAATAAAGATATTGTCTTCACTCGCGACAGGCCACTTGTGCAGGACATAGACGAGATGCCCTGGCCGGCGAGGCATTTTCTACCGATGGATGTCTATTGCGACACGCCGGGCGAGATACCCAGGCCGAGCGTGCAGATGTGGGCCTCGAGGGGCTGCCCCTACAAGTGCGTCTATTGCGCATGGCCACAGATAATGTATGGCAGCAACACATATCGAGCGAGAGACCCGGTCGCAATCGTCGATGAGATGGAATACCTCGTCAAGGAGATGGGCTTCAAATCAATCTATTTCGATGATGACACCTTCAACATCGGCAAGCAGAGAATCCTTGAAATGTGCTCCGAGATCGACCGGCGGCGCCTCAAGGTTCCCTGGGCGATCATGGCAAGAGCCGACACCATGGACCGGGAGCTGCTGACCGCGCTCAAGAGGGCCGGGCTGCGTGGTCTCAAATACGGCGTGGAGTCCGGCTCGCAGGAGATACTCGATCGCTGTGGCAAGGCGCTCGATCTCGAGAAGGTAAAGCAGGTAGTCAAACTCACTAAGCAGATGAACATCTGGGTCCACCTGACGTTCATGTTCGGCCTGCCCGGAGAGACCAGGGACACCATGGAGAAGACGATCGGTCTCGCGCTTTCCCTCGATCCCGATTCGCTTCAGTTCTCTATCGCAACGCCCTGGCCGGGCACTGCCTTCTTCAAGGATTTAGAAAAACAAGGCTTTCTCATGTCTCGTGATTTTTCCAAATACGATGGCTCTGAAGTGGCCGTAATCAGGACAGAGGCGCTCTCCACGGATGACCTAGAGGAAGGACTTCGAAGCGCTAGGGAACGATACACAAGCCTCGGCAGTCGCATCAAACGACACATCGTCCACCCGCGCTTTTTTTTCAGGAAGGTTCATCGACGCATCAAGCGCTGGCAGGACGCCCAGTCCGGCGCGCCGAGCAGAGGTCCCGCCTGAGAGGGCCCAAAGCGGGCTGTGCAACCTGTCGTAGGGGCGCGCCATCGTGCATGCACACCTCTTGCTATGCCATTTTGACTTCAGAGGCTGTCCGAAAAGTCGGGTCTGAGGTTATGTAGGGGCGGGGCTTGCCTCCGCCCATCTATATATTCGGGCAGACACAAGGCCTGCCCCTGCATGTGGCATACCCCGCTGCGTCATCCCCGTAGAAACCGACTTAGTTGACAGCCTCCTTAGAGCGTGCCATGCATCTGCAAGCCTGACATCTGTCAATTATCCGGGTTACATCAGCGACCAGTGCGCCTCGGCCACGTTGCTGGCGAGGTTGAACGTTCCCTGATAGAAGAACGCCGCAAGGAACCTGTAGCCTCCCCTCGGAAGCGCATCCGGAAGCGGAAGGTGCATGATAGTCCAGTCCGGAAGCGAGGCGCCCTGGCCGAGCGGCAGAAACGATATGTTCGTGAAGCCCGGGTCGGTCTGCCATGTCGGGAAGAAGAACAGGGTGCCGTTCGGGTCGTCATCTAAGGTTGCCGCTATGTACAGGTCGAAGAACATGCCCATCCCCTGATTCTCCAGGCCCAGCGAGAGGTCAAGAACCTCGCCTGCGGCGTACGCCTCCTTATTTGTCCGGACAGCGACAGTCGGCGGCGTCCCCATCTGGTCGCCGCTGAGCGCAAGCTGCGGAGCAGTCGCCGTCGAGTAATCACCTGGCTCGCCCCTCGTCGGCGCGCCATAGACGATGAACTCGCAGGAGCCGATGTCGCTCGCAAGGCTGAACGTGTTCGGCTCAAAAAATGCTGTGTAGAGCTTGTGCCCGCCCGGGGCCAAGGTCTTGAGCGGAAAGTGCGCGATCTCGATCTCTTCGAAAAAGGCGTCGGTAGGTAGCGGCCTGAACTGCATCGCGGCCAACCAGGGGTCGTTTGTCCAGAACGGATAGAAAAAAAGCTCGTTCTTATCCGGCTGCTTCCAGGCGACGTAGCAGTCGAGAGGCGCGGCCATCTCAGAGTTCCTGATCTGTAAGGACACATTCGCGTACGAATCGGACCAGCCGGCGTATGTTGAAAAGTTGGTCTGAATCCCGATCGTTAGCCCCTGGCGTTCGCCGAACGCCACCAGCTTGTCGCCGACCAGACAGTAAACCGTCCCGTCCGCGTCAATGCACGGCCCGCCGGCTGCGCCGAAGTGGCCGGACATGGAGTAGAGTGGCTCGTAGCTGCCGGCCCAACGCTCCAACGGGAGGTTAACACGACCGAACTCGAACGTGTTCGTGCTCGTGCTCGCATCCCAGCTGAAAAAGCTGACAAAGACGTTGCCGTCCGCATCCGCCGCGGGGCTTGAAAGCGGCGCCTGGTCTGTGGGCAGCTTCACGGAGGCGCCGCCCAGGTCGGGGCGCTGTCTGGTCACGGTCGCCCGCCATTCGTCGGTGTAGCTGCCCCAGTTCTGCATCTCGTAAAACACAACCGAGCCGTCCGGCATCAGAATCGGGCTGGTGTAGCAGAATCCCTCCTGCAACGGAAACGACCAGTCAACCGACCCGTCGCTGTTCAAGCAATATAGAGCATTGCCCGACACGACAAAGTAGATG includes these proteins:
- a CDS encoding radical SAM protein, producing MRVFLGNSPWYKDGCYGVRAGSRWPHFQPSDSQYMPFPFFLAYAAALLERQEGVDVLLVDGVAEKMTDDEFLGRVQEFRPDLVVLEVSTISIEVDLACARNVRELCPDAKIAFCGLHTYMFEREFLKQHDCVDFVMKGEYECTLKYLVGALTSGQPLSDVPGILYRSNKDIVFTRDRPLVQDIDEMPWPARHFLPMDVYCDTPGEIPRPSVQMWASRGCPYKCVYCAWPQIMYGSNTYRARDPVAIVDEMEYLVKEMGFKSIYFDDDTFNIGKQRILEMCSEIDRRRLKVPWAIMARADTMDRELLTALKRAGLRGLKYGVESGSQEILDRCGKALDLEKVKQVVKLTKQMNIWVHLTFMFGLPGETRDTMEKTIGLALSLDPDSLQFSIATPWPGTAFFKDLEKQGFLMSRDFSKYDGSEVAVIRTEALSTDDLEEGLRSARERYTSLGSRIKRHIVHPRFFFRKVHRRIKRWQDAQSGAPSRGPA
- a CDS encoding PQQ-binding-like beta-propeller repeat protein, with protein sequence MRKNIFCLSSVLLLVFMSCAGAASFWPMFQRDPSHTGLAPVSTGHPLELLWAVEVEHPTKESHLVAADGGGVWCTQNGPMGTMRFSRDGQIVARGPATLGQGSPAVLSDGTLIIASSVRDLEDQSIAALSAIAPNGDVRWELTLGKVLNLHYSFLTLGENDEIYAACPFCLYAVRPGATSATIEWSYACENLISTIPAAASDGTVYFGTGNIGANSRLYCLNSDGTLNWTFQPTEEYGGKPYALSSAPTLDDAGHIYFVVSGNALYCLNSDGSVDWSFPLQEGFCYTSPILMPDGSVVFYEMQNWGSYTDEWRATVTRQRPDLGGASVKLPTDQAPLSSPAADADGNVFVSFFSWDASTSTNTFEFGRVNLPLERWAGSYEPLYSMSGHFGAAGGPCIDADGTVYCLVGDKLVAFGERQGLTIGIQTNFSTYAGWSDSYANVSLQIRNSEMAAPLDCYVAWKQPDKNELFFYPFWTNDPWLAAMQFRPLPTDAFFEEIEIAHFPLKTLAPGGHKLYTAFFEPNTFSLASDIGSCEFIVYGAPTRGEPGDYSTATAPQLALSGDQMGTPPTVAVRTNKEAYAAGEVLDLSLGLENQGMGMFFDLYIAATLDDDPNGTLFFFPTWQTDPGFTNISFLPLGQGASLPDWTIMHLPLPDALPRGGYRFLAAFFYQGTFNLASNVAEAHWSLM
- a CDS encoding radical SAM protein; the protein is MRVFLGNSPWRKEGFYGVRAGSRWPHFERSCTDYMPFPFFLAYAAAVLEQEKHDVLLVDGIAEGIEDDEFLSRVQRFAPDVVVFEVSTISIEVDLACARNVRSVCPNAKTVFCGLHTEMFAPAFLEQHPEVDLVMKGEYEYTLRELVSALAAGQPLSGTAGILFRSNGEVVFTGDRPLIENIDELPWPARHFLPMDEYCDTPGEIPRPSVQMWASRGCPYGCVYCAWPQIMYGSKKYRARDPIKVVDEMEYLVKEIGFKSVYFDDDTFNIGKQRILKICSEIGRRRLKVPWAIMARADTMDREMLVALDKAGLEGLKFGVENATQEIVDRAGKALDLKKVKEMVHLTKSMGIWVHLTFMFGLYGETRETMDKTIELALSLSPDSLQFSIATPWPGSKFFKQLEKEGHLLSRNYAEYDGYNVAVIKTDMLGKDDLEAALKKANRLWDEHVCSRREAFSKFGNRVKRHITHPRLFWKRLNRRMRRYREQRAAS